GCATTCATCATCTCTCATCCCTATATAAAATTTGTAGTTTCTCAGGTGGTACTCCAATAAAATATAAAAGTTTTAGTTTTTGCATAAGCAAAAATGTTTTAATAACACCTCTGTTTATAAATCTTCTTGATGATGTTCCTATATTACAGTTAACTAGCTTAAATTTTCCATATTTTTTTATATTCAAAGAAAATTGTAAATCCTCCATAATTGGAATATTTGGGAAACCACCTGATTCAAGAAAAATATCTTTTCTAATAAAAATGCCCTGGTCACCGAAATAAAGTTTAAGAATTTTTGCTCTTAAATTTGAAGTTTTTTCAATGTATTTTAAGAAGGGGGAAGTATAATCGTAGAAAAACATTTTAAATGCTCCACCTATGTATCCACTTTTAATAGTTTTATCTATTTCACTCAATGAGTTAGGATTTAACAATGAATCAGCATGAACAAACCATAAAATATCCCCTAAGGTGTTAATGGCACCAATGTTCATTTGGATTGCTCTCCCCTTAGGAGAGATTAGCACCTTGCCATATCTTGATGCTATTTTAACTGTGCTGTCAGTGCTACCTCCATCAACGAATACTATTTCTTTGGATCCTTCTAATATTTTAAGGTTGTTACATAATCTTTCTATATTTTTCTCCTCATTTAATACTGGAATAATTATTGAAACCACAAAATCACCTCTTTGCTTACTATTAAATTATAG
This portion of the Caloramator mitchellensis genome encodes:
- a CDS encoding TIGR04283 family arsenosugar biosynthesis glycosyltransferase, whose protein sequence is MVSIIIPVLNEEKNIERLCNNLKILEGSKEIVFVDGGSTDSTVKIASRYGKVLISPKGRAIQMNIGAINTLGDILWFVHADSLLNPNSLSEIDKTIKSGYIGGAFKMFFYDYTSPFLKYIEKTSNLRAKILKLYFGDQGIFIRKDIFLESGGFPNIPIMEDLQFSLNIKKYGKFKLVNCNIGTSSRRFINRGVIKTFLLMQKLKLLYFIGVPPEKLQILYRDER